Within the Chlamydiota bacterium genome, the region GTGTTTTGCCAAACATTTTTTTTAAAATGCTATGTGCGCAGTAAGTATTGGTGTTGGAGGCAACAGAAAGCAGGCCTGAGGGTTTTTCAACCACAATCAAATCATCATCTTCGTATAGAATCACAAGATCTTTGAGTTTTTTAGGAGGGCGCTGAGTTAAAATAACCTGTTGATTTGGAAGCACATCTTCATGCAAGTTAACGGCTTTTTTGCCATCGATGCGCACTCTTTTTTGTTCCAGCCATGTTTTAAAGGTGCGATTAGAGCTTGTTGGAAAATTTTTTTTTAAAATGTCTATTAAGGGTTTCATCTTTACACATTATAGTCTTCTTACTATAATAAGTCTTTAATTTTATAAAGGGTGGAACATGGCAGAAGAAGAGAAAAAAGAAGCAAAAAAATTGGCTCCGAAAAAACCAAACGCCAAAAAGCGAGATATGCAAAATGTCAAGAAAAGAGCGCAAGGTCGCATAGTCAAAAAGGAGATCAATACAGCAACAAGCGTATATAAAAAAGGCGTAAAAGAGGATAAAACTGGAGCGCAAGGGTTGTTAAACCGTGTCTTTTCTCTTTTAGACAAAGCTGTGAAAAAAGGTGTGTTCAAACGAAATAAAGCCGCTCGCGATAAGTCTAAACTGCACACACTTTTAAAATAGATAAAGATTTTTTTTATTAGCGGAAAGATGGCTGAGTGGCCGAAAGCACATCCCTGCTAAGGATGCATACCCGCAAGGGTATCGAGGGTTCGAATCCCTCTCTTTCCGTTGTTTTCTTGAATTTTCAACGTTTATACTAATTTTCTATGAAAAAAACTGAAACCTATCTTAGTCTTTGCACACAAGTCTATGATTTAAGTAAACCAACTCCACCTGAAGACGCATATTCTTTTTATCGCTTCTACGTACTAAAAGCAAAAGGGCTGGCACTCGAGCCCATGTGCGGAACAGGACGGTTTTTGCTACCACTTATTGAAGAAGGTTTTGATATACACGGCTTTGATGTAAGTGAACATATGCTAGAAGCGCTACATGCTAAATCAAAACTCAAGAATCTTAAGCCCAATGTTTGGAAGGGTTTTGTGGAAGATTTGAAAAAAAAAGAACGTTATAGTCTTATTTTTATCCCAAGCGGCTCCTTTTGCTTGGTTATCGATCCTGTTGCAGTTAAATCGGTCCTCAAAACATTTTATGACCATCTTGCGGAAGATGGAATTTTACTTTTTGAAGGCGAAACACCAAAAGCAACACCACCTCTTGGCGTTTGGCGTCATTCAAAATGGGTGAGATCTGATGGCAAGATGATTATGCTCTCCCAGCACACAGCCCTTGAGGATGAAGTTTATTTTTCTATTTGTAAATACGAACTCATAGATAACAACAATGTTATCCATAGAGAGATTGAAGAATTAAAAGTCAGACTCTATGAATCAGCGGGATTAATTGCGCTTTTAAAAGAAGTTGGCTTTAGCGAAGTTCGAATCATTAAAGCATTTGATAGAACGAGAACACCGAATAAAAATGATGAGAGTATTGTTTATGAATGCAGAAAATCTTGAACCCAGTTCTGCAACTTAATTTTGATGAACGGTATAAATAGCCCATCTTTTCTTAACCAGGCTAGTTAAGAAAAAATACACTGCTAACTTTTCTTTATAAAAAGTCGATTATTTCCAAAGAGAAAATTTTCCAGTCAATTCTGAGACTTTGTCCCAATCGCCAAACAACACAATGCCAAAATAAATCAAGTCTTCTTCTTT harbors:
- the rpsT gene encoding 30S ribosomal protein S20 — encoded protein: MAEEEKKEAKKLAPKKPNAKKRDMQNVKKRAQGRIVKKEINTATSVYKKGVKEDKTGAQGLLNRVFSLLDKAVKKGVFKRNKAARDKSKLHTLLK